From Parafrankia discariae:
GTGGCCTCCCGGGCGACCCGGGCCAGCACGGCGGCGACCAGGTCGACGGTGGGGATGTCCTGGCCGCCCAGACGCACGGTGTCCGCGGTGACGAGCGCCCGCTTCGGCAGCCGCTCCGCGCGTTCCGGGAACACCGCCGCCTGGCTGGCCGCCGCCCGTCCGGTGAGGACCTGCCCGTCGTCGTCCAGACAGACCACCGAGGGCAGCGACCTGCTGCCGTCGATCTCCAGTGCCTCCGGCGCGCCACCGGCGGACGCGGTGGCGGCCGCCGTGTAGGTGGTGCCGAAATCAACGGCCAGGGACCAGTCGGCCACGTCGTCCTCTCCTTCTCTCCTGCACCAGGTGAGCGATCCGTGATGGGACGACGCGATCCGGCCGAATGTTCCCGGTCGCCGCCGCTGCCGCCGCCGCTGCCGCCGCTGCCGCCGCTGCCGCCGGTGCTGCTCGGCCGAGGGCCGGCGACCCGGTGGGAGGTCGGCCCGGGCGGGCCGGTGAGATCTGGGGCCCGGTGTCGGGAACAGCGGGCTCGCGAGCGTGACCGCAGGAGGCTCAGGTTCTGGGTGAGGACTGTCTGCTGGCGGCGCGTTCGTACGCGTGCAGGGTGTCCACGACGAGACGGCGCTCGGCCTGGCTCAACGGTTGAAGGGCCTCCCGCCAGGCGGCGGCGGCCGGACCGAGCCATCCCTCGATCGCCGGGCGGCTGGCGTCGGCGATGCTCACGATGCGCCGCCGCCGGTCGTCGGGATCCTCGTGGCGCTCCACGACCCCGCCGCGGCTGAGGTCAGCGATCATGAGGCTGGCCGTCGTCGGGGCCACTTCCAACCGACTGGCCAGCGCGTTCACGGTCATGGGCCCGTCGAACAGCAGGAAGGACAGCAGCGACAGGTGCCGGGGGCCGAGGGCCGTCCCGGCCAGCTCGTCCGGCGGTGGTGTCCGCTTGGCCCGTCCGATCAGCTGGGGCATCAGCAGCAGGAGCGCTCGGACGGCCTCGTCGGCGTCGAGCTCGCCGCCGCACCCGGGGTCGTTTGACACGTCCCTCCTCTCGCATTTAGCTTTGTGGTTAAAGATTATTTGTTGATAAAGCTAATTTTCCCGTGCCTCACAGCAGGAGTGTCATGACCATCCTTGTCACCGGCGCAGGCGGCAACATCGGATCACGCCTGACGGCCCGGCTGGCCGCCGCCGGTCATTCGGTCCGCGGGTCCGCCCGCGACGTCACGACCCTACGGCTGCCCAGCGGAGTCGAGCCGGTCGAGCTGGATCTCACCGACCCGGGCGTCGCCGGAGCGGACGCACTGCGCGGCGTCGACGCCGTCTTCCTCTACCCGGTCATCGGCACGGTCGACGCCTTCCTGGAGGCGGCCGCGAAGGCCGGCGTGCGCTATCTGGTGCTGCTGTCCTCGCCGGCGTCCTACGAGGTCGGAGAGTTCGACCGCCCCATCGGGCTGATCCACCGCGCGGTCGAACGGGCCGTCGCCGAGTCCGGGATCGCGCACACCGTGCTCTACCCGAGCTGGCTCGCCACCAACGCCCGGCGCGACTGGGCCGACCAGATCCGTACGACCGGGCGGGTCGCGATGGCCTTCGGGGACGCCGCCTTCACCCCGATCCACCCCGACGACATCGCGGAGGTCGCCGCCGACCTGCTCACCCGCGGCACCCACCGGTCCCGGATGCAGATCCTCACCGGCCCGAGTTCGCTTCGGCTGCGGGACACGGTCGCGGTCATCGGCGATGTCCTCGGCGTTGAGATCCCCGTGGACGAGCTGACCCGCGAGCAGGCGCTGGAACGTGCGGACGGCGCCATCCCCCGCCCGATCCTGGAGACCCTGCTCGACGTGGCCGCGGCGAGCGTCGGACTGACCGCCCCCGTGAACAACACGGTCGAACGGATCACCGGCCATCCGGCCCGGTCGTTCCGCTCCTGGGTCGAAGCCCACCGGAAGGACTTCGAGCCCCGCTGACCACGTGAGTCATCGCGGGAGCCGCAATCGATCTCCCATCGGGGCGTCGCCGCGCAACGCCGCGTGCCCCGCGTCGACTCGATGAGGTGCTGCCCGAACGCCGGCCGAACTCGTCCGCGACCGCGGCCGAGTAGTCCACCTCTTCTATCTGCCCAGGATCCGGATTGGACGCGCACCGGGGCACCCACTGCGATGTCGACACCTGCCCATTTCGACCCACGAACCCGGCGGATCGGGTGCCTCGCTGAGGCCGGTGCCGTCTTTCCGCCGCTCGCCTCCACACCTTCCTAAATGCGGCGTACGCGGGCGGACATCCGTCACTTGAGTCCGTTGCCGACAGACATGGTTGACGCCTCCGAGCCACTGACCGCAGGCCATCCCGCCGCACCACGAAGCGCGGCCCGATCCGCATGGAAGGCGAACAGCAACTCGGCTCGCTGCGCCGGCACGCACTCCCCTACTGGCGTCACCGTGTCGAGCAGCAAGGACAGTCGGCCGAACAGCCGGTCGGCATCCTCCGCTCTCCGGCGGCGCCGGGCCGCCGCCGCCCAACGCCGTGCTGTGTCCTCAACCCGTGGGCGAAGTGCTGTCGGTGAACCGCGCAGACCGTCGGTGAACAGGTCCGCGAACTCGTCGGAGAGGCGGCTGCTTCCAGGCTGTTCGGCGAGGTCCGCGAGCGCTCCGGCGGTCGCGAGAACCCTCCCCCACGTCGCCCACGGGCCCTCCTCCGGTGCCGCGGTTCTGAGCTGGCTCACCCACGATTTGGTCACGTTCAGCTGGCGTCCCACGCTCGTCAGATCCTCGCCGTCGATCTGGCGGACGGTGAGCTGTTGCAGGAGCGGGAGCTGGCCACGCAGGCGTCGGATCGCCGCCCAGCGCGCCGCGGGTGGCACCGCGGCAAGCAGATGTGTGATCTGTTCGATCACGATGCCCGTCTCGTGGTCGGACCCCGACACTGTGGCCTCCACCTGGTTAAGTAGTACTTGACAGCTGTTTAGTATCACTAAATGGTGATGATCCGGTGTTGCGCCGCGCCCTGGGTGGCCGTGGCCGAGCCCTAATCGGTGACCTCCGCCGGATGCCGTCCCGCTCCTGCTCCTGGGCGGGGCTCCACACCGGCTTCGTGTGTGCCAGGCCGTGGGCACCGAGCCAGACGCACACCTGTGCACGCACCCGTGCACACACCTGTACACACGTCTGGGCACCAGACGCCTGGCAAGCGGTGGCCACCGTGGGGAAGTCAAGACGGGTACCACTCCCCTCCCTCGCGGGGTCGACCACGGGTGCACACTGTTGCCTCCAGGCCTGGCCACAGGTCCCTCGCCAATAATGCGAGCACGTGTGGTGGCAAGTGTTGACGCAATAACGCAGCCAATAACGTGGCCAATAATGCAGCCACCAGTGCGGCCAATAATGTAGCCAACAGTGTCAGCAAACATGTGGCCCAATGGTTGTGAACTACCGCAGGCACAGCTGTGTGAGCCCGGGTGTGCTGGAACGTTTGCACCTTGGCCGGTTAGCCGGCCCGCCAACACGTACGCACCTTGAGGTGCCCGCAGAGGTGCCCGCCCGCCCGCACACTCGGGTGCCGGTGAGTTAGCCCGCAGGTGAGCGCAGGTGCCAGCGGACACGTAACCCACCGTTCGGGCAACGGTGCCATCCCGTGTGGTGGGGAAGTGGCGGGCACGTGTGACGGCGCGGCCGCGGGCCCGAAGGCCCGCCCGGGTCCCGCCCCGAGTTCAGCCCCGGGTGTTGGCCACTTCGTGGCCATGCGGTCAGGGAACAGGGGAGGCCCGTGTTCACGCCCGCCGTCCCGCCAGGGGGCGTGGCCGGGACGCGGCCAACACGCCGCCCAGGGCGTCTGCGGACTTAGCTGCCCGTTCCTTTACACTTGGGCCCGCCCTGGACCCCCAAAACCTGTTGGCCCGCGTTGGCACCCTCGTGGGAGTCGACCGGTGGGCCCGGTGGGGGAGAGGGAGCCGCGACGGAAGGGAACGCAGGACACGTGACAACGGACCCGTTTGCACGGCCGGCCGAGGTCGTCTTCCCGCACGAGCACCTTGAGCACGTGATAGCCGTGGCCAACGGCAAAGGGGGAGTCGGGAAGACCACCCTCACCACCAACATCGCCGCCCTGGTGGCCGCCGGTGGTGGCCGCGTCCTCGTCATCGACGTCAACGCGCAGGGCAACTGCGGAGAAGACCTCGGCTACACGGCGCAGCCGGACAAGGACGACGACGGTAAAGGGCTGGTCGACGCCGTCCGCTACGGAACGCCGCTCGTTCCCGTCCGCGACGTCCGGCCCGGCCTCGACGTCATCCCCGGCGGCGGGGAGATCCGCCAGCTCCCCACCCACCTGTACAACATGTTCGCCGAGACCGGGGAGCTCGGCACCCTCGCGCTGGCCCGTTCGCTGCTGCCGATCGCCGGCGACTACGACCTGATCCTGATCGACAGCCCGCCCGAGAACCGGCCGCTGCTGCAGCTCGTCCTGGGCGCCGCCCACTGGCTGCTCATCCCGATCAAGAGCGACGACTCGTCCCGCAAGGGCATGCAGCAGGTCGCCTACGAGTTCGCCCGGATGCGCCGGGTGAACCCCACCCTCGACCTGCTCGGCGTCGTCCTGTTCGCCGCCGGGACCAGCGCCCGCCGCATCCGCGAGGAGGTCCGCCGCGACGTCATCGACGACCTCGGCGGCAAGGACGTCATGTTCGACACGATCATCCGCCACGCCGAGGCCTCGGCCCGCGACGCCCGCCGCCGCGGGCAGCCCTTCCACGAACTGGAAGCCGCCGCCGCCTCCGGCCCGACCCCGTTCGACGTCCTGCGCGGGAAGGCCGACCGCTCGCAGATGATCGCCGGCACGGCGGGCGCGGTCGCCGGCGACCTGGCCGCGCTGACCCGGGAGATCCTCACCCGCCGTCAGGTGCTGCTGAACGAGCTCGAAGCCGTGGCGGCCCCGTGATGGACGAGCAGCAGCAGACTGAGAACGGCGTGGGGGCTCCGCGCCGGATGCCCGCCCAGGACCTGGGCCAGCTGTTCGCCCGGCCGGATCGCACGGCGGACCTGGGGGCGCTGGCCCGGCGCCGGCCCGCCCCGCGCCCGGCCCCGGCACCCGCACCGGCTGTCGAGGGCGTGCCCGCCGAGCCGCGCCCGGCCCTGGCACCCGTGCCCGTTCCCGTGGAGCGCGCTGACAACGGTCCCGCGATTCCCGAAGCCAGGATCCAGGCACACGTCACCCCTGTCCCGGCCCCCGTCGACATCCCCGAGGCCGGTAGGGGCGATCTGTCGCCGACCGGGACGGTGCGCATCACCGCCATCCTGGTCAGCCCCACCGTCTCCCGACGGCTGGAGGAGTACCGGCGGGCGAAGAAGGGCCGCACGAACACGTCGATCGTGCTGGAGGCGCTGGACGAGTGCCACGGCCGGATCCCCGAGCTCGTCGCCCAGGCGAGGGCCGCCGCCCAGCCCCGTGGGTCGTTGTTCCCGGCCCGGGACGACCATCTGCGCCTGCCGGGGGGTGGCGGCATCCAGGTCCAGATCCGCCCGACGCTCGCCCAGCTGAACGTCATCGACCGGCTTTCGCGTGAGCACCGGCTCGAAAGCCGCTCCCAGCTCGCCGCGGCCGTCCTGAACGAGTTCCTCCCCGGCCGCAAGGACCGCTGAGCCTGGGAGCTCGCCTCACGGGCGCCCGGGAGGCCGATGTGCGGCGGTCGGGAGTACCCGCGGAACTCCCGACCCGCCGAAACCCGGTCGCCGCAACGGGACGGACAGGCCATCCTGCCGTCATGGCGATCGGCACCGTCAAGTTTTTCCACACCGAACGAGGCTGGGGAGCGATCTCGTCTACCGACCTCCCGCACGGCCACGACGCATGGGTTTACTACAGCATGATCGAAATGGACGGGGCACGATTTCTGGAAGCCGGCGACCGCGTCGAGTTCAGCTACGAGCCCGCCCAGCAGGACAGCTTCCGATTCCGCGCGATCCACGTCCGCAAGCTCTGACACAGAGCTCCTGGATGTAGCCCAACGGGCGGTGGTCGCTGGACGGTCACGGTGGTGGAACCCGGTCTCGGCCGATGAAAACCGTTGGCCGCCTGCGATCGGACCGGGCAGTCTGTGCGCGTGGTCGTCCTCCCGTTTCCCGAGAACCGCACCGTAGGCACGGTTGATTGGCTTGGCTCCTCCTACGAGGACCTGGGGCCACTGCCGGCCCGCGGTGACGTGGAGGTACCGGACGGCGGGGAGGTGACCCTGGAGGTCCGCCCGGCCTCGCTCGACTGGTCTCCGATCGACATGCACTTCCTCGATCGGCTGCCCTCCGACAGCATCACCGGGATGTCGATCATGTGCCCGGTTCGGTCGGGGTCGCTGTCCGCGCTTGCTCACCTGGCCCCAGGCCTGCGCAGGCTGACGCTGGGCTGGACCGATCTGACCGACGAGGCGCTGCCGCACCTGGCCGTGTTGCGGCATCTGACCTGGTGGCAGAGTTTCGGGAACCGTTTCAGCGACGCCGGGGTGCAGCAGCTCGTCGCGCTGGAGGAGCTCGACCATCTCTACCTCGAGGAATCCACCCTCACCCTGGCCGGTTTCGCCTTCGCCCCGCGCCTTGGACGACTGTGCCGCCTGGGCGTCAAGGACGCCAGCCT
This genomic window contains:
- a CDS encoding MarR family winged helix-turn-helix transcriptional regulator, giving the protein MSNDPGCGGELDADEAVRALLLLMPQLIGRAKRTPPPDELAGTALGPRHLSLLSFLLFDGPMTVNALASRLEVAPTTASLMIADLSRGGVVERHEDPDDRRRRIVSIADASRPAIEGWLGPAAAAWREALQPLSQAERRLVVDTLHAYERAASRQSSPRT
- a CDS encoding NAD(P)H-binding protein, with the translated sequence MTILVTGAGGNIGSRLTARLAAAGHSVRGSARDVTTLRLPSGVEPVELDLTDPGVAGADALRGVDAVFLYPVIGTVDAFLEAAAKAGVRYLVLLSSPASYEVGEFDRPIGLIHRAVERAVAESGIAHTVLYPSWLATNARRDWADQIRTTGRVAMAFGDAAFTPIHPDDIAEVAADLLTRGTHRSRMQILTGPSSLRLRDTVAVIGDVLGVEIPVDELTREQALERADGAIPRPILETLLDVAAASVGLTAPVNNTVERITGHPARSFRSWVEAHRKDFEPR
- a CDS encoding ParA family protein, encoding MTTDPFARPAEVVFPHEHLEHVIAVANGKGGVGKTTLTTNIAALVAAGGGRVLVIDVNAQGNCGEDLGYTAQPDKDDDGKGLVDAVRYGTPLVPVRDVRPGLDVIPGGGEIRQLPTHLYNMFAETGELGTLALARSLLPIAGDYDLILIDSPPENRPLLQLVLGAAHWLLIPIKSDDSSRKGMQQVAYEFARMRRVNPTLDLLGVVLFAAGTSARRIREEVRRDVIDDLGGKDVMFDTIIRHAEASARDARRRGQPFHELEAAAASGPTPFDVLRGKADRSQMIAGTAGAVAGDLAALTREILTRRQVLLNELEAVAAP
- a CDS encoding cold-shock protein, whose amino-acid sequence is MAIGTVKFFHTERGWGAISSTDLPHGHDAWVYYSMIEMDGARFLEAGDRVEFSYEPAQQDSFRFRAIHVRKL